Proteins co-encoded in one Neodiprion lecontei isolate iyNeoLeco1 chromosome 3, iyNeoLeco1.1, whole genome shotgun sequence genomic window:
- the LOC107221081 gene encoding UNC93-like protein isoform X2: MGSLPNLHELSREKLESPVHRPAPIGGLGPIRLPPQPPPLMHTHRRARSSGHHHNALWDNDAMLEHMATYSPISCRSARTSGLAWRRRESMSSSAGASSVRRLIAAVRSAPAGPRPPRKAVLRHCAALLLGHAAASAAMLPMFPLQAGLGAFNSHLGPVLLALLFATATLTSCFAPIIVQRVNTNLTLCVGHLVTSIFVGVHLYPEWYLLVPGYVLLGAWVSPCFLARTSQVNISAARLSLVSSDPEDPDETRRECLLRRLSRSLRLAEDMGLAVGCLLAAVLVKITDPTPPAESDGKIEDFCGAEYCPEENYFYNESLMLVPTVPHGTSTIMLSVWLGLSVLALAISCGLLDSRMKEPQTVSERSSTEHWFRAIKSAFQDPRLQLATPLALFIGLEQGFMFADFMEAYVVCALGGAGTVTLSFLSLALLQAIAGVTLSMLLRHIRRYFVVVVGLAFHACLLLVLVAWRPAGDDPALFHVISAAWGVCNAIWETLIYTLLQGLYPSTWQAPLSTSLFWRWLGLALALGLHGLVCTRIRILGLASMLVLSVTPYTWLEIRLAKRGKSLAPL, translated from the exons ATGGGGTCACTGCCGAATCTTCACGAGCTGTCAAGGGAGAAGCTGGAGAGCCCCGTACATCGGCCAGCCCCCATCGGAGGCCTCGGCCCCATAAGGCTTCCCCCGCAACCGCCACCCTTAATGCATACCCACCGACGGGCGAGGAGCAGCGGTCATCATCACAACGCGTTGTGGGACAACGACGCGATGCTAGAG CACATGGCGACGTACTCACCGATCTCTTGCCGCTCGGCAAGGACTTCCGGCCTGGCTTGGCGTCGTCGAGAGTCGATGAGCTCTTCCGCCGGAGCGTCTTCGGTCCGGAGGCTGATAGCCGCTGTCCGCTCGGCCCCCGCTGGTCCACGACCCCCGAGGAAGGCGGTCCTCAGACACTGCGCCGCACTTCTCCTCGGTCACGCAGCCGCGTCAGCGGCGATGCTGCCGATGTTCCCCCTGCAGGCCGGCCTGGGAGCGTTCAACTCTCACCTTGGTCCGGTCCTGCTGGCGCTCCTCTTCGCGACGGCGACCTTGACGTCCTGTTTCGCCCCGATAATCGTCCAGCGAGTGAACACGAACCTGACGCTGTGCGTGGGGCACCTGGTGACGAGCATCTTCGTCGGGGTGCACCTCTACCCCGAGTGGTACCTCCTGGTACCGGGCTACGTGCTGCTCGGCGCCTGGGTGAGCCCCTGTTTCCTGGCGCGAACTTCTCAGGTGAACATATCAGCGGCGAGACTGAGTCTTGTCAGTTCGGACCCCGAGGACCCGGACGAGACGAGGCGCGAATGTCTTCTTCGACGGCTCAGCCGAAGCCTGAGACTTGCCGAGGACATGGGCCTCGCCGTAG GCTGCCTGCTCGCTGCTGTCCTCGTAAAGATCACCGACCCAACGCCTCCCGCGGAGAGCGACGGCAAGATAGAAGACTTCTGCGGGGCGGAATACTGCCCCGAGGAGAATTACTTCTACAACGAGAGCCTGATGCTCGTTCCCACCGTGCCGCATGGCACTTCCACCATAATGCTTAGCGTCTGGCTTGGCCTCAGTGTACTCGCCTTGGCCATCTCTTGCGGGCTGTTAGACTCGCGGATGAAGGAACCACAGACCGTCAGCGAACGCTCGAGTACCGAACACTGGTTCCGGGCGATCAAATCCGCCTTCCAGGACCCCCGGCTCCAGTTGGCCACCCCTCTGGCGCTTTTTATCGGCCTGGAACAAGGCTTCATGTTCGCTGACTTTATGGAA GCGTACGTCGTTTGCGCCCTGGGAGGAGCTGGGACGGTCACTCTCAGTTTTTTGAGTCTCGCCCTGCTGCAGGCGATTGCTGGGGTCACACTCTCGATGCTGCTCAGACACATCAGAAGATACTTTGTCGTCG TGGTCGGATTAGCATTTCATGCTTGCCTGCTTCTCGTCCTCGTGGCTTGGAGACCTGCCGGTGACGATCCGGCTCTTTTTCACGTTATTTCCGCCGCCTGGGGCGTCTGCAATGCGATTTGGGAAACCTTGATTTACA CTCTACTGCAAGGACTTTATCCCAGCACGTGGCAAGCCCCTCTCTCGACTTCGCTGTTCTGGCGATGGCTGGGTTTGGCTCTGGCGCTTGGGTTGCACGGACTTGTCTGCACGCGGATCCGCATTCTCGGCTTAGCATCGATGCTGGTGTTATCGGTAACCCCGTATACTTGGTTGGAAATCCGACTAGCCAAGAGAGGCAAAAGCTTGGCACCATTGTGA
- the LOC107221081 gene encoding UNC93-like protein isoform X1 has translation MGSLPNLHELSREKLESPVHRPAPIGGLGPIRLPPQPPPLMHTHRRARSSGHHHNALWDNDAMLEQHMATYSPISCRSARTSGLAWRRRESMSSSAGASSVRRLIAAVRSAPAGPRPPRKAVLRHCAALLLGHAAASAAMLPMFPLQAGLGAFNSHLGPVLLALLFATATLTSCFAPIIVQRVNTNLTLCVGHLVTSIFVGVHLYPEWYLLVPGYVLLGAWVSPCFLARTSQVNISAARLSLVSSDPEDPDETRRECLLRRLSRSLRLAEDMGLAVGCLLAAVLVKITDPTPPAESDGKIEDFCGAEYCPEENYFYNESLMLVPTVPHGTSTIMLSVWLGLSVLALAISCGLLDSRMKEPQTVSERSSTEHWFRAIKSAFQDPRLQLATPLALFIGLEQGFMFADFMEAYVVCALGGAGTVTLSFLSLALLQAIAGVTLSMLLRHIRRYFVVVVGLAFHACLLLVLVAWRPAGDDPALFHVISAAWGVCNAIWETLIYTLLQGLYPSTWQAPLSTSLFWRWLGLALALGLHGLVCTRIRILGLASMLVLSVTPYTWLEIRLAKRGKSLAPL, from the exons ATGGGGTCACTGCCGAATCTTCACGAGCTGTCAAGGGAGAAGCTGGAGAGCCCCGTACATCGGCCAGCCCCCATCGGAGGCCTCGGCCCCATAAGGCTTCCCCCGCAACCGCCACCCTTAATGCATACCCACCGACGGGCGAGGAGCAGCGGTCATCATCACAACGCGTTGTGGGACAACGACGCGATGCTAGAG CAGCACATGGCGACGTACTCACCGATCTCTTGCCGCTCGGCAAGGACTTCCGGCCTGGCTTGGCGTCGTCGAGAGTCGATGAGCTCTTCCGCCGGAGCGTCTTCGGTCCGGAGGCTGATAGCCGCTGTCCGCTCGGCCCCCGCTGGTCCACGACCCCCGAGGAAGGCGGTCCTCAGACACTGCGCCGCACTTCTCCTCGGTCACGCAGCCGCGTCAGCGGCGATGCTGCCGATGTTCCCCCTGCAGGCCGGCCTGGGAGCGTTCAACTCTCACCTTGGTCCGGTCCTGCTGGCGCTCCTCTTCGCGACGGCGACCTTGACGTCCTGTTTCGCCCCGATAATCGTCCAGCGAGTGAACACGAACCTGACGCTGTGCGTGGGGCACCTGGTGACGAGCATCTTCGTCGGGGTGCACCTCTACCCCGAGTGGTACCTCCTGGTACCGGGCTACGTGCTGCTCGGCGCCTGGGTGAGCCCCTGTTTCCTGGCGCGAACTTCTCAGGTGAACATATCAGCGGCGAGACTGAGTCTTGTCAGTTCGGACCCCGAGGACCCGGACGAGACGAGGCGCGAATGTCTTCTTCGACGGCTCAGCCGAAGCCTGAGACTTGCCGAGGACATGGGCCTCGCCGTAG GCTGCCTGCTCGCTGCTGTCCTCGTAAAGATCACCGACCCAACGCCTCCCGCGGAGAGCGACGGCAAGATAGAAGACTTCTGCGGGGCGGAATACTGCCCCGAGGAGAATTACTTCTACAACGAGAGCCTGATGCTCGTTCCCACCGTGCCGCATGGCACTTCCACCATAATGCTTAGCGTCTGGCTTGGCCTCAGTGTACTCGCCTTGGCCATCTCTTGCGGGCTGTTAGACTCGCGGATGAAGGAACCACAGACCGTCAGCGAACGCTCGAGTACCGAACACTGGTTCCGGGCGATCAAATCCGCCTTCCAGGACCCCCGGCTCCAGTTGGCCACCCCTCTGGCGCTTTTTATCGGCCTGGAACAAGGCTTCATGTTCGCTGACTTTATGGAA GCGTACGTCGTTTGCGCCCTGGGAGGAGCTGGGACGGTCACTCTCAGTTTTTTGAGTCTCGCCCTGCTGCAGGCGATTGCTGGGGTCACACTCTCGATGCTGCTCAGACACATCAGAAGATACTTTGTCGTCG TGGTCGGATTAGCATTTCATGCTTGCCTGCTTCTCGTCCTCGTGGCTTGGAGACCTGCCGGTGACGATCCGGCTCTTTTTCACGTTATTTCCGCCGCCTGGGGCGTCTGCAATGCGATTTGGGAAACCTTGATTTACA CTCTACTGCAAGGACTTTATCCCAGCACGTGGCAAGCCCCTCTCTCGACTTCGCTGTTCTGGCGATGGCTGGGTTTGGCTCTGGCGCTTGGGTTGCACGGACTTGTCTGCACGCGGATCCGCATTCTCGGCTTAGCATCGATGCTGGTGTTATCGGTAACCCCGTATACTTGGTTGGAAATCCGACTAGCCAAGAGAGGCAAAAGCTTGGCACCATTGTGA